Proteins from a genomic interval of Desulfovibrio piger:
- a CDS encoding FtsB family cell division protein, with amino-acid sequence MVAWRVIVLVAVWGINLIIFCHMIWGSEGLIAYRELKQKHAAIEAEIASIDAENRSLSRDIRLLQTDERYVEKMIRQRLHYVHENEVLYLFGDSSENRESGAATHDGQN; translated from the coding sequence ATGGTAGCTTGGCGGGTCATAGTTCTGGTAGCTGTATGGGGGATCAACCTCATCATTTTCTGTCACATGATCTGGGGATCTGAAGGGCTCATCGCCTATCGTGAACTCAAACAGAAACATGCGGCCATCGAGGCCGAGATCGCCAGCATCGATGCGGAGAACCGCTCATTGAGCCGGGACATCCGTCTGCTCCAGACGGATGAACGCTATGTCGAAAAAATGATACGCCAGCGGCTGCACTACGTCCACGAGAACGAAGTGCTGTACCTTTTTGGTGATTCCTCCGAAAACCGGGAGAGCGGGGCTGCCACGCATGATGGACAAAATTGA
- a CDS encoding pyridoxal phosphate-dependent aminotransferase, whose protein sequence is MIAERVRGITPFLAMEVLERAQKLEREGASIIHLELGEPDFDTPECIRQAAFKALDEGQTHYTHSLGDVELREHLCAYYKRRYGVGLHPDQVLIFPGSSPAMMVLFSALLDPGDEVILSNPGYACYPNFVRYAGGVPVWTLTHEEEGFQFRPEDVAKQISPRTRAVLINSPCNPTGIVLEPERMRALAELGPMIVSDEIYHGLTYGDAEEHSILEYTDNAVVIGGFSKAYAMTGWRLGYLIVPRDLVRPMQALMQNFFLSTNSAVQKAGIAALTCADEDVARMHATYDERRRFLLGELKRLGFNIPVEPMGAFYMLINARHLGSSSMELAFDLLEKAHIGITPGIDFGSQTEGFLRLSYANSIDNLAEAMRRLEAYIRQR, encoded by the coding sequence ATGATAGCCGAGAGAGTACGCGGCATCACGCCGTTTCTGGCCATGGAAGTGCTGGAACGCGCCCAGAAGCTCGAACGGGAGGGTGCTTCCATCATCCACCTGGAACTGGGCGAACCCGATTTCGATACGCCCGAGTGCATCCGTCAGGCTGCCTTCAAGGCCCTGGACGAAGGGCAGACCCACTACACCCACTCCCTGGGCGATGTGGAGCTGCGCGAACATCTGTGCGCCTATTACAAGCGGCGCTATGGTGTCGGCCTGCATCCCGACCAGGTGCTGATCTTCCCCGGTTCTTCCCCGGCCATGATGGTCCTTTTCTCCGCCCTGCTCGATCCGGGCGACGAAGTCATCCTCTCCAATCCCGGCTATGCCTGCTATCCCAACTTCGTGCGCTATGCGGGCGGGGTGCCCGTCTGGACGCTGACCCATGAGGAAGAAGGCTTCCAGTTCCGTCCCGAAGATGTGGCCAAACAGATCTCGCCGCGCACCCGGGCCGTGCTCATCAACTCCCCCTGCAACCCCACGGGCATCGTGCTGGAGCCGGAGCGCATGCGCGCCCTGGCCGAACTGGGCCCCATGATCGTTTCCGACGAGATCTATCACGGTCTGACCTACGGGGATGCGGAAGAGCACTCCATCCTGGAGTACACGGACAATGCCGTGGTCATCGGCGGCTTTTCCAAGGCCTATGCCATGACCGGCTGGCGCCTGGGCTACCTCATCGTGCCCCGTGATCTCGTGCGCCCCATGCAGGCCCTGATGCAGAACTTCTTCCTGTCCACCAATTCTGCGGTGCAAAAAGCCGGTATCGCGGCCCTGACCTGTGCCGATGAAGACGTGGCCCGCATGCATGCCACCTACGACGAACGCCGCCGCTTCCTGCTGGGCGAGCTGAAGCGCCTGGGCTTCAACATCCCCGTGGAACCCATGGGAGCGTTCTACATGCTGATCAATGCCCGCCATCTGGGCAGCAGCTCCATGGAACTGGCCTTCGACCTGCTGGAAAAAGCCCATATCGGCATCACCCCCGGTATCGACTTCGGCAGCCAGACCGAAGGGTTCCTGCGCCTTTCCTACGCCAATTCCATCGACAACCTGGCCGAAGCCATGCGTCGGCTGGAAGCCTACATCCGCCAGCGCTAG
- the ndk gene encoding nucleoside-diphosphate kinase produces MERTFCIIKPDAVARNLQGEILAMIQGAGLRVVAMKQIRMTRQQAEGFYAVHKERPFFASLTEYMSSGPVVCAILEGDKAISRYRELMGATNPANAAEGTIRKKYAESIEANSVHGSDAPETAAYEMAYFFNALEITG; encoded by the coding sequence ATGGAACGTACTTTTTGCATCATCAAACCCGATGCCGTTGCCCGTAACCTGCAGGGTGAGATCCTTGCCATGATCCAGGGCGCCGGTCTGCGCGTGGTGGCCATGAAGCAGATCCGCATGACCCGCCAGCAGGCCGAAGGCTTTTATGCCGTGCACAAGGAACGGCCTTTCTTTGCCAGCCTGACGGAATACATGAGCTCCGGCCCTGTGGTTTGCGCCATCCTTGAAGGCGACAAGGCCATCTCCCGCTATCGGGAACTGATGGGCGCCACCAATCCTGCCAATGCCGCAGAAGGCACCATCCGCAAAAAATACGCCGAAAGCATCGAAGCCAACTCCGTGCACGGCTCTGACGCGCCGGAAACTGCCGCTTACGAAATGGCCTACTTCTTCAATGCCCTGGAGATCACCGGCTAG
- a CDS encoding MetQ/NlpA family ABC transporter substrate-binding protein, producing the protein MKKLLLTLAAMLAAGTLVCHAQAATTVKVGASPTPHAEILNAAKDMLKAEGINLEIIEYSDYVQPNVALDSKDLDANYFQHKPYLDDFNAQKGTKLSSMGGVHYEPFGIYAGKCKSLKDLKKGAIVAVPNDATNEGRAFLLMQDQGLITLKDGVGLTATVRDIKDNPKKLRIEEIEAAQLVRALPDVDIAIINGNYAILGGLKVADALAVEAADSAAATTYANILAIRTGDEKRPELQALYKALCSDKIKEFMKTKYEGAVLATH; encoded by the coding sequence ATGAAAAAACTTCTGCTGACGCTGGCCGCCATGCTGGCCGCCGGTACTCTGGTTTGCCATGCCCAGGCCGCCACCACCGTGAAGGTGGGCGCCTCTCCCACGCCGCACGCCGAGATCCTGAATGCTGCCAAAGACATGCTCAAGGCTGAAGGCATCAATCTGGAGATCATCGAATATTCCGACTATGTGCAGCCCAACGTGGCTCTGGACAGCAAGGATCTGGATGCCAACTACTTCCAGCACAAGCCCTATCTGGACGACTTCAATGCCCAGAAAGGCACCAAGCTGTCCTCCATGGGCGGCGTGCACTATGAGCCCTTCGGCATCTACGCCGGCAAGTGCAAGAGCCTGAAGGACCTCAAGAAGGGTGCCATCGTGGCCGTGCCCAATGACGCCACCAACGAAGGCCGCGCCTTCCTGCTCATGCAGGACCAGGGCCTCATCACCCTCAAGGACGGTGTGGGCCTGACCGCCACCGTGCGCGACATCAAGGACAACCCCAAGAAGCTCCGCATCGAAGAGATCGAAGCCGCCCAGCTGGTGCGCGCCCTGCCTGACGTGGACATCGCCATCATCAACGGCAACTACGCCATCCTCGGCGGCCTGAAGGTGGCCGATGCCCTGGCCGTGGAAGCTGCCGACTCCGCCGCTGCCACCACCTACGCCAACATCCTGGCCATCCGCACCGGCGACGAAAAGCGTCCCGAACTGCAGGCCCTGTACAAGGCCCTGTGCAGCGACAAGATCAAGGAATTCATGAAGACCAAGTACGAAGGCGCCGTGCTGGCCACCCACTAG
- the pgsA gene encoding CDP-diacylglycerol--glycerol-3-phosphate 3-phosphatidyltransferase yields the protein MFNLANKLTLLRMLLVPLVIVLLYFQGPVTCVLAALAFIAASITDWADGYVARRNNMVTSMGKFLDPLADKVLICSVLIMFCTLGWAEAWVVILIVCRELVVTGLRAIAIDEGIVLAADRYGKLKTVLQIAAIIPMLLHYPYWGVRLWPIGEIILYLALIMSVVSCVNYCYGFYRKIAAKNAAE from the coding sequence ATGTTCAATCTTGCGAATAAACTGACGCTGTTGCGCATGCTGCTGGTTCCGCTCGTCATCGTGCTGCTGTATTTCCAGGGCCCGGTGACCTGTGTGCTGGCCGCGCTGGCATTCATTGCCGCTTCCATCACGGACTGGGCCGACGGTTACGTGGCCCGGCGCAACAACATGGTCACCAGCATGGGCAAGTTCCTTGATCCCCTGGCGGACAAGGTCCTCATCTGTTCCGTGCTCATCATGTTCTGCACCCTCGGCTGGGCTGAAGCGTGGGTCGTCATCCTGATCGTCTGCCGTGAGCTGGTGGTCACGGGGCTGCGCGCCATCGCCATCGATGAAGGGATCGTCCTCGCCGCCGACAGGTACGGGAAGCTCAAGACCGTCCTGCAGATCGCGGCCATCATCCCCATGCTGCTGCACTATCCTTACTGGGGCGTGCGTCTGTGGCCCATCGGGGAAATCATCCTCTATCTGGCGCTCATCATGTCCGTAGTGTCCTGTGTGAACTACTGTTACGGTTTCTACCGCAAGATCGCCGCAAAAAACGCTGCCGAATAA
- a CDS encoding tetratricopeptide repeat protein produces MMDKIEWYREVLELEPSSKLFFPLARLLVEDGQPEAALETLRRGLERHPEFLEARLFYIEQLYHHGQPEACVAEVTELGQLFASYPGFWQAWAASMLGSGCGDVATALRFLAASFASRPLNLNEVFERGLRSFMQEAQSSDLPRGKALADLAVMGPEDMDAQSHDTFSSPAAKPAGAGMAEGDDAASFAAAQGRREHPLPQPTPDRPLSLRTRSMAEVLAEQGDLQGALDIYTELAAAAAGSSEQEVLQQRIAMLRTQLEGAAVEDLVPPSPDMAAGKDKLISMLEALAERVEARAQS; encoded by the coding sequence ATGATGGACAAAATTGAATGGTACAGGGAAGTGCTGGAGCTGGAACCCAGCTCCAAGCTGTTTTTCCCTCTGGCTCGCCTGCTGGTGGAGGACGGACAGCCTGAAGCGGCGCTTGAGACCCTGCGCCGGGGGCTGGAGCGTCATCCCGAATTTCTTGAAGCACGGCTTTTTTATATCGAGCAGCTCTATCATCACGGGCAGCCCGAAGCCTGCGTGGCGGAGGTGACGGAACTGGGGCAGCTTTTTGCCTCCTATCCCGGCTTCTGGCAGGCCTGGGCGGCCAGCATGCTCGGCAGCGGCTGCGGGGATGTGGCGACGGCCCTGCGCTTTCTGGCTGCCAGCTTCGCGAGCCGCCCGCTGAACCTGAACGAAGTTTTTGAACGGGGCCTGCGCTCCTTCATGCAGGAGGCCCAGAGCAGCGACCTGCCGCGCGGCAAGGCCCTGGCCGACCTGGCCGTCATGGGGCCCGAGGACATGGACGCGCAGTCGCATGATACTTTTTCCTCTCCGGCGGCCAAGCCTGCCGGTGCCGGGATGGCGGAGGGAGACGACGCTGCTTCCTTTGCTGCGGCACAGGGCAGGCGGGAGCATCCGCTGCCGCAACCGACCCCGGACAGGCCCCTTTCCCTGCGTACCCGGTCCATGGCGGAAGTCCTGGCCGAGCAGGGGGATCTTCAGGGCGCTTTGGATATTTATACCGAGCTGGCTGCTGCCGCCGCCGGCTCTTCCGAACAGGAAGTCCTGCAGCAGCGTATCGCCATGCTGCGCACTCAGCTTGAGGGCGCTGCTGTGGAAGATCTCGTTCCGCCTTCGCCGGACATGGCCGCAGGCAAGGACAAACTCATCAGTATGCTGGAAGCCCTGGCCGAACGCGTGGAAGCCAGGGCCCAGAGTTAA
- a CDS encoding Mrp/NBP35 family ATP-binding protein, with protein MSSCSSCSSASGCSSKGNPGGAGCMESAMARQDQIIADRLAHIRHKIFVMSGKGGVGKSSVTVNTAAALAHRGFKVGILDVDMHGPSVPNLLGLKATIEMNEKNELIPAMYNENLAVISMDSFLQDRDQAILWRGPKKTAAIRQFLSDVAWGPLDFLLIDSPPGTGDEHMTILKTITDAQSVTVTTPQEISLADVRKAVNFLQVAEGKVLGVVENMSGLVCPHCHQEIDLFKKGGGEELAKHYGIPFLGAIPLDPATVVAADRGVPVVYLEQDCPAKQAFLHLADAIAQAADSGAAKLVSKS; from the coding sequence ATGTCTTCCTGTTCTTCCTGTTCCTCTGCGTCGGGCTGCTCTTCCAAGGGCAACCCCGGCGGCGCCGGTTGCATGGAATCGGCCATGGCCCGGCAAGACCAGATCATTGCCGACCGCCTGGCCCACATCCGGCACAAGATCTTTGTCATGAGCGGCAAGGGTGGCGTGGGTAAAAGCTCCGTCACCGTCAATACCGCCGCGGCCCTGGCCCATCGCGGCTTCAAGGTCGGCATCCTGGACGTGGACATGCACGGCCCCAGCGTGCCCAACCTGCTGGGTCTGAAGGCTACCATCGAAATGAATGAGAAAAACGAACTCATCCCTGCCATGTACAATGAGAACCTGGCAGTCATTTCCATGGATTCCTTCCTGCAGGATCGTGACCAGGCCATCCTGTGGCGCGGCCCCAAAAAGACGGCTGCCATCCGCCAGTTCCTCTCCGACGTGGCCTGGGGCCCGCTGGATTTCCTGCTCATCGACTCCCCTCCAGGAACCGGTGACGAACACATGACCATCCTCAAGACCATCACCGACGCCCAGAGCGTCACGGTGACCACCCCGCAGGAGATCTCCCTGGCCGACGTGCGCAAGGCCGTCAACTTCCTGCAGGTCGCCGAAGGCAAGGTCCTGGGCGTGGTGGAAAACATGAGCGGCCTTGTCTGCCCCCACTGCCACCAGGAGATCGACCTGTTCAAGAAGGGCGGCGGTGAAGAGCTTGCCAAGCATTACGGCATCCCCTTCCTGGGTGCCATCCCGCTGGATCCGGCCACCGTGGTGGCCGCCGACCGGGGCGTGCCCGTGGTCTATCTTGAACAGGATTGCCCTGCCAAGCAGGCTTTCCTGCATCTGGCTGACGCCATCGCCCAGGCTGCCGACAGCGGCGCCGCGAAGCTGGTCAGCAAGAGCTAG
- a CDS encoding M23 family metallopeptidase, giving the protein MRKKNFFSTILSLLILIALIACGYIFFKDMDGPSIAIVPDTGRVSPHTPLQITLADPSNIRSISVGVRRNNVVTPIFQRHFEEYLPQRTVEVSLKNAGLREGAFELEIKATDASLAGFGQGNTRTEVLAMRLDTQPPRISVKTLPPSVRRGGAAAIRYTIDEEVTQSGVLVAGYFVPGFLQKDGSYICFFPFPYTMTAVEYKNAVELTATDMAGNVTRSRLGLLAYERNFKSDTINISDNFLASVNSKLGYLAPNAANQLEGYLYINNQVRAANVETLRALRKDTAAAMLWDGMFQRLPRSAARAGFGDHRYFTYQGKQVGESYHLGFDLASVRNAEVPAANNGRVVFTGELGIYGNLVVIDHGLGLMSLYSHLSEIHVKVGDVVQKGAIIAKTGSTGLAFGDHLHFGILVGGVEVTPLEWLDPKWIKDNITGRLNAQ; this is encoded by the coding sequence ATGCGCAAAAAAAATTTCTTTTCCACTATCCTGAGCCTGCTCATCCTGATCGCGCTGATTGCCTGTGGGTACATCTTTTTCAAGGATATGGACGGTCCGTCCATCGCCATCGTGCCCGATACCGGACGGGTCTCTCCCCACACGCCCCTGCAGATAACGCTGGCGGACCCTTCGAACATCCGCTCCATCTCCGTGGGAGTGCGCCGCAACAATGTGGTCACCCCCATTTTCCAGCGGCATTTCGAAGAATACCTGCCCCAGCGTACTGTCGAGGTCTCGCTGAAGAATGCCGGCCTGCGTGAAGGGGCCTTCGAGCTGGAGATCAAGGCGACGGACGCCTCCCTGGCCGGCTTTGGTCAGGGCAATACCCGCACGGAAGTGCTGGCCATGCGTCTGGATACCCAGCCGCCGCGGATCTCCGTGAAGACCCTGCCGCCCAGCGTGCGCCGCGGCGGTGCCGCCGCCATCCGCTATACCATCGACGAAGAAGTCACCCAGAGCGGTGTGCTGGTGGCGGGGTATTTCGTCCCCGGCTTCCTGCAGAAGGACGGCAGCTACATCTGCTTCTTCCCCTTCCCCTACACCATGACCGCCGTGGAATATAAAAACGCCGTGGAGCTGACCGCCACGGACATGGCCGGCAACGTGACCCGCAGCCGTCTGGGCCTGCTGGCCTACGAACGCAACTTCAAAAGCGATACCATCAACATCTCGGACAACTTCCTGGCCAGCGTCAACAGCAAGCTGGGTTATCTGGCCCCCAACGCCGCCAATCAGCTGGAAGGATACCTTTATATCAACAACCAGGTCCGCGCGGCCAACGTCGAGACCTTGCGTGCCCTGCGCAAGGACACCGCAGCGGCCATGCTCTGGGACGGGATGTTCCAGCGCCTGCCCCGCTCCGCGGCCCGTGCCGGTTTTGGTGATCACCGCTACTTCACCTACCAGGGCAAGCAGGTGGGCGAATCCTACCATCTGGGTTTTGACTTGGCCTCGGTCCGCAATGCCGAAGTCCCCGCAGCCAATAACGGCCGCGTGGTCTTCACCGGTGAGCTCGGCATTTACGGCAACCTCGTCGTCATCGACCACGGCCTGGGACTCATGTCCCTCTACTCCCATCTGAGCGAGATCCACGTCAAGGTGGGCGATGTGGTCCAGAAAGGCGCCATCATCGCCAAGACGGGGAGCACCGGTCTGGCCTTCGGCGATCACCTGCACTTCGGCATACTGGTCGGTGGCGTGGAAGTCACCCCGCTGGAGTGGCTGGATCCCAAGTGGATCAAGGACAACATCACCGGACGCCTGAACGCCCAGTAA
- a CDS encoding methionine ABC transporter ATP-binding protein encodes MAEAPIIDIVNLEKRYRSKNTDVFALQGINLAINKGDIFGVIGKSGAGKSTLVRCINMLERPTGGSIFFEGKDMCRLSESELRAARRSMGMIFQQFNLLMQRTARQNVCFPLELIGMDKVQARKRAEELLDLVGLANRMDSYPSQLSGGQKQRVAIARALATNPQVLLCDEATSALDPATTDSILSLIKDINRDLGITAVIITHEMSVIEKICSHVAIIHRGKIVEHGEVEEVFFHPRTEAARRLVMPEALQNLPQENLYRLIFNGRSSFEPVIANMVLECHCPVNIMYADTRDIGGIAFGQMVLQLPECPESRRSILEFAKSRNILLEEMKHV; translated from the coding sequence ATGGCCGAAGCGCCGATCATCGATATCGTCAATCTGGAAAAACGTTACCGCAGCAAAAATACGGATGTTTTTGCCCTGCAGGGCATCAATCTTGCCATCAACAAAGGAGACATCTTCGGTGTCATCGGCAAGAGCGGTGCCGGCAAGAGCACGCTCGTCCGCTGCATCAACATGCTGGAACGTCCCACGGGCGGTTCCATCTTTTTTGAAGGCAAGGACATGTGCCGTCTGTCGGAGAGCGAGCTGCGCGCTGCCCGGCGTTCCATGGGCATGATCTTCCAGCAGTTCAACCTGCTCATGCAGCGTACGGCGCGCCAGAACGTCTGCTTTCCTCTGGAACTTATCGGCATGGACAAGGTCCAGGCCCGCAAGCGTGCTGAAGAACTGCTGGATCTGGTGGGCCTTGCCAACCGCATGGATTCCTATCCTTCGCAGCTCTCCGGCGGCCAGAAGCAGCGCGTGGCCATCGCCCGTGCCCTGGCCACCAACCCGCAGGTGCTGCTCTGCGACGAAGCCACGTCCGCCCTTGACCCGGCCACCACGGACTCCATCCTGTCCCTCATCAAGGACATCAACAGGGATCTCGGCATCACGGCGGTCATCATCACCCACGAGATGAGCGTCATCGAAAAGATCTGCAGCCATGTGGCCATCATCCACCGCGGCAAGATCGTGGAGCACGGCGAAGTGGAAGAGGTCTTCTTCCATCCGCGCACCGAGGCAGCACGCCGTCTGGTCATGCCCGAGGCCCTGCAGAACCTGCCCCAGGAGAACCTCTACCGCCTGATCTTCAACGGCCGTTCCTCCTTCGAGCCCGTCATCGCCAATATGGTGCTGGAATGCCACTGCCCCGTGAACATCATGTATGCCGATACCCGCGACATCGGCGGTATCGCCTTTGGCCAGATGGTGTTGCAGCTGCCCGAATGCCCGGAATCGCGCCGGAGCATCCTGGAATTCGCCAAATCCAGGAACATCCTGCTGGAGGAGATGAAGCATGTTTGA
- a CDS encoding methionine ABC transporter permease produces the protein MFDQATVEMLMEGVVDTLYMTIVSTFFSYVFGIVMAVVLVICRKDGIRPNPVVYSVLDVVVNLTRSFPFLILMIAVIPFTRYIVGTTIGNNATVVPLVIAAAPFVARLIESSLLEVDNGVVEAAQSMGASTWQIITKVLLPEAMPSLINGSAVAAITILGYSAMSGAVGGGGLGKLAIMYGYNRYQTDIMIATVILLIIIVQIFQSFGNWATRRSDKRGS, from the coding sequence ATGTTTGATCAGGCCACTGTGGAAATGCTCATGGAAGGGGTGGTGGATACCCTGTACATGACCATCGTCTCCACGTTTTTTTCCTATGTCTTCGGCATCGTGATGGCCGTCGTCCTGGTCATCTGCCGCAAAGACGGCATCCGTCCCAATCCCGTGGTCTACAGCGTGCTGGATGTGGTGGTGAACCTGACCCGTTCCTTCCCCTTCCTGATCCTGATGATCGCCGTCATCCCCTTCACCCGCTACATCGTGGGGACCACCATCGGCAACAACGCCACGGTAGTGCCTCTGGTCATCGCCGCGGCGCCCTTCGTGGCCCGTCTCATCGAGTCCTCCCTGCTGGAAGTGGATAACGGTGTGGTGGAAGCCGCCCAGAGCATGGGGGCCTCCACCTGGCAGATCATCACCAAGGTGCTGCTGCCCGAGGCCATGCCCTCGCTCATCAACGGCAGTGCCGTGGCGGCCATCACCATCCTGGGCTACTCCGCCATGTCCGGCGCCGTCGGCGGCGGCGGTCTGGGCAAGCTGGCCATCATGTACGGGTACAACCGCTACCAGACCGACATCATGATCGCCACGGTGATCCTGCTCATCATCATCGTGCAGATCTTCCAGAGCTTCGGCAACTGGGCCACCCGACGCAGCGACAAACGCGGGTCTTGA
- a CDS encoding SDR family NAD(P)-dependent oxidoreductase translates to MPVAIITGGAAGIGRHLCAGFAREGYVVAALDIQPMSSPHPDIHCFPCDLRDEAAITSVFHTIAQTLGTPRVLINNGAVSRFRKPFPLLEAKEFDDVLGTNLRGAFLCCREFVRLCRGTGYGRIINIASTRYQQNECGWEAYGASKGGLVSLTASLCVSLHGTGITVNAVSPGWIQVDDYESLSPCDHSQHPSGRVGKPEDVCNACLFLAGEENGFVNGVNLPVDGGMTRRMIYPETDPLWTE, encoded by the coding sequence ATGCCCGTTGCCATCATCACCGGCGGAGCCGCCGGTATAGGACGTCACCTGTGCGCAGGATTTGCCCGCGAGGGGTATGTGGTCGCCGCTCTGGACATCCAGCCCATGAGCAGCCCCCACCCGGACATCCACTGTTTTCCCTGTGACCTGCGCGATGAAGCCGCCATCACCTCTGTTTTTCATACCATCGCCCAGACGCTCGGCACTCCTCGCGTCCTCATCAACAACGGGGCCGTCAGCCGTTTCCGGAAGCCCTTCCCCCTCCTGGAAGCCAAGGAATTCGATGACGTCCTGGGGACCAACCTGCGCGGCGCGTTCCTCTGCTGCCGGGAATTCGTCCGTCTTTGCCGGGGAACGGGCTATGGACGCATCATCAACATCGCCTCCACCCGTTACCAGCAGAACGAATGCGGCTGGGAAGCCTACGGCGCCTCCAAGGGCGGGCTTGTCTCCCTGACCGCCAGCCTGTGCGTGTCGCTGCACGGCACGGGCATCACCGTCAATGCGGTCAGCCCGGGATGGATACAGGTGGACGACTACGAGAGCCTGAGCCCCTGCGACCACAGCCAGCATCCGTCGGGACGTGTGGGAAAACCGGAAGACGTCTGCAATGCCTGCCTGTTCCTGGCCGGGGAGGAGAACGGCTTCGTCAACGGCGTCAATCTGCCGGTGGACGGCGGCATGACCAGGCGCATGATCTATCCCGAGACCGATCCCCTTTGGACGGAATAG
- a CDS encoding protein-L-isoaspartate(D-aspartate) O-methyltransferase, with translation MMARGTAIDPRRLRLRMVRELAARGITDGRVLDAMSRVPRHLFVPEGLRSRAYEDCPLPIGYGQTISQPSTVALMSQMLETSPGMRVLEVGTGSGYQAAVLAAMGYTVYTVERLKELYQSARALLQQLDLRAIHMQRSDGTLGMPAAAPFDRIIVTAGGPQIPRPLLEQLAVDGIMLIPVGARPRTQRLMRIMRRQGRLCSEDLGPAVFVDLVGDHGW, from the coding sequence ATGATGGCAAGAGGTACCGCGATAGATCCCAGACGCCTGCGTCTGCGCATGGTTCGGGAGCTGGCCGCCAGGGGCATAACGGACGGACGCGTCCTTGATGCCATGTCGCGGGTCCCCCGGCATCTTTTCGTGCCCGAGGGACTGCGTTCGCGGGCCTATGAGGATTGTCCGCTGCCCATCGGCTACGGACAGACCATCTCCCAGCCGTCCACGGTGGCCCTCATGTCCCAGATGCTGGAGACCTCGCCCGGCATGCGCGTGCTGGAGGTCGGCACCGGTTCCGGTTACCAGGCGGCGGTGCTGGCCGCCATGGGCTACACGGTCTATACCGTGGAGCGCCTCAAAGAGCTGTACCAATCGGCCCGGGCCCTCTTGCAGCAGCTCGATCTTCGCGCTATTCACATGCAACGAAGCGATGGAACGCTGGGCATGCCTGCCGCCGCCCCGTTCGACCGCATCATCGTCACTGCCGGAGGTCCCCAGATCCCCCGCCCCCTGCTGGAGCAGCTTGCCGTGGACGGCATCATGCTGATCCCGGTGGGGGCACGGCCCCGCACGCAACGCCTGATGCGCATCATGCGCCGTCAGGGACGGCTTTGCAGCGAGGACCTGGGCCCTGCCGTCTTCGTGGATCTGGTGGGCGACCATGGTTGGTAA
- a CDS encoding TIR domain-containing protein has product MNNIVITSINPGDPDYAFEEFVVLENNSSEKICLDDWKIVWQEWPSQRILHEYTFSHWKSQLSFDPQEKMFIISGFACNKFYRIGESRYCPKAHWKIFTDSSKHICSVPHIKVTLYDDKNMEIDHIFSHQFKNTVPSHPVIVIGHGGNPAWRELQEHLCDQQGFEVEAFETAPRASQTIPDVIAGLGSKANMAILVMTGEDEMADGSIHPRLNVVQELGKFQERFGNNKTIILSEKGVTLPSNNSGIIYISFETENIRACFGDIIAVIRREFGL; this is encoded by the coding sequence ATGAATAATATTGTCATCACATCCATCAATCCAGGTGATCCTGACTACGCCTTTGAAGAGTTTGTAGTATTGGAAAACAATTCATCAGAGAAAATTTGTCTTGATGATTGGAAAATTGTTTGGCAGGAATGGCCATCACAGAGAATATTGCATGAATACACGTTCAGTCATTGGAAGTCCCAGCTTTCTTTCGATCCGCAAGAAAAAATGTTTATCATTAGTGGTTTTGCTTGTAATAAGTTTTATCGTATTGGAGAATCAAGGTATTGTCCGAAAGCGCATTGGAAAATCTTTACCGATAGCTCCAAGCATATTTGTTCCGTTCCTCATATCAAAGTAACTCTTTATGACGATAAAAATATGGAAATTGATCATATATTCTCTCATCAGTTTAAAAATACGGTGCCATCACATCCTGTTATCGTGATAGGTCATGGCGGAAATCCTGCTTGGAGAGAATTACAAGAGCATCTGTGTGACCAGCAAGGCTTTGAAGTTGAGGCATTTGAAACTGCTCCGCGAGCCTCACAAACAATACCTGATGTGATTGCTGGTCTTGGTTCTAAAGCCAATATGGCCATTCTTGTCATGACAGGCGAAGATGAAATGGCGGATGGAAGCATTCATCCCCGTTTGAATGTTGTCCAAGAGCTTGGAAAATTTCAGGAAAGATTCGGAAATAATAAAACAATAATTCTTTCTGAGAAGGGAGTGACTCTTCCCTCTAACAATTCAGGAATAATATATATTTCTTTTGAAACTGAAAATATACGAGCTTGCTTTGGGGATATTATCGCGGTGATAAGAAGAGAGTTTGGATTATAA